In Coffea eugenioides isolate CCC68of chromosome 4, Ceug_1.0, whole genome shotgun sequence, the genomic stretch ataaaaaattttttaccATCCAAAAATTATCTATTgttattgtaattttttttagagttgtcttttttttttctcatctaCTTTTAAGCAGGAGTTGACCTTCTTTTTTGGTTATTTTCTTCTAGACATACAGAGTTTATGAATCTAGGGAAGTTAGACTAAATTTTAAGTATTTGATATGTTTTTTTGCAATATCATTAAAATGTTTAGATCATTATTTGACTTGTGTTTTTTCAATTGATTTGCAACAATctgtacaatattatttttgCCAGAACTATGCTGCTTGTTTTGTATAAGATCATTCTCACCACTAATGCATCTTCTTATTGCTTTAATGACTAAATATTCTGAGAATGCATCTTTACCCTATAATATCTCAATGGATGCTCATGTTCTTTGCTAAGACATTTATTGCCCATTTCATCACTGCATTTGTTAggtttcttcctctcttttctcttgaatcaTAATTGAGGAACTTTCAATTGTCTGCCAAGCGGTTTTTTTGTCTTCTTTCTTGCTTGTGGTTTTAGttagtgcttttttttttgtgtcaatCTTAACTTTTACGAAAGGGGAAAGACATTGATTAGCTGGAATACTTGGAGGAAGTGGTCTCTCTCTCCTCCCCTTTGTTCTTGCTATATGGAATGCGAAACTTGATGTTACCCTCCATGTTGCAAATTGatacacacaaacacacacaatttttttgatttaattctGGTCATCTCCTAAAATCATCCCCCTTTCTCAAAGTTACAAGTTATTGCTTCCTTTTCCTTCTATGTGATAGGCAAGTAGCATAGACAAATTTGAAATCTTTTAGGTTTTGAGTTTGAACATTTTGATGTTTTTCTttcattaaaatttttgttCATGTTGTTTTCTCCTTTCATTCACTTGATCTGAACCTGACTTTTTTTGTGACTGCATGTGAAAGAAGTTggtaaatttcatgttttattttGTGAATTCTGATTTTCCCTTTCTAAAAATTAAGGCCTTGGCTTTTGTATATGAATGCTTAAAAAGAACACTTTTTGTGTGTGAGTTTTTCGAGTTTTGTTAAATAAATAGTCAAAAGCACTGCAAGTGATCATAGAGGCCCGCTAACTTAGATAGCTGTTTAAGTACCTTTTCCTTATGTATTTGCATAGATCTtgcctttccttttccttttacAAGAatatcatttatttattttaggtTTACAAGACAAccaatttttttaataagacAATGATGTTTTTAGATAAATTACATATTTTGTTCatattaaattttttcttttaaggtgcttttattatattgtttttttttttttttacagaggCATAGAAATCAGATGTGATTATAGAAACTGTAATAATACCAAAAGTGATTGCTACACACTGCACCTATACTGAAGTTGATGAACTCTTTGTATAAGAATTCACGACAACATAATTCAATCATATAGCTTTTTGGCAGATTGGATTCTAGTTATCTTGCTTTCATTCTTCGAGATTTTCTGTTCCGATTGCTCATTCTTAGATATAGCTTTTGCAATAGCTCTCATCTTCCGGACATTCTTTGTTCGCTTCATTTGGATGCCTTTAGTCTTCCTATGTGGCCCACCAATAGATGTTCTGGAAGCTCCCGGCTCTGAAGTATCCATTGCTTGAGGGACATGGAATACTTGCTCATCAGAGATGAGGTCCATCGGGGCTGAtccatttttcaatttcttcttcttattcCTGTCCTTCGCCATAATCGAAGCTTCCAAAGCTCCAAGAGGGTTTAAGGTTTTGCTTTTATTATATTGTATTTAGAAGAGTTTCAACATTTCTGTCCTACGAACAAGACAACCACATTTGGCcctttctctatttttttttactaaccTTATTTTGTTGGATCTCTCTAGCAAATATTTGTGCTTATACAGTAATATTTATCATTGCCTTTTTAGATGGTTTTTTTTGCCTCATTTATCACATACACTCACTGGATGATCTTACCTTTTTTATCAGGTTTACTTCTGCATTTGTCAAATTTACTTCTAAATCATAATCAAAACTACTTCTAAATTTTTAACTTCTAAGGAATGAAAACCAAAACTACTTATTTTAGGtggaagaacaaaaaaaaagaaagaagttaTGTTCTTTTTTATCTTATTGACTTGAAACTTATCTTGTACCTGAAATATTGTCATAGCGCAATTATTTTAATTGGCTTTCAAAACTAAATCATTATGTTAATAAGATTATAAGCATGAGATGATGGCTTGTTTGTGTTTATCATGACAAGAAAGTATATGCAGTTAAGTTCTTATCATATGGAGTCCGGTATCTCTTGCTATTCTATAGCTATTCTTAGTGTTTTACAATTGGATGGACGTTTTGTCCGACATTCACAAAATGTTGAGCTGCTTCTTGAATTTGTCTCTCCAAAAATTCTAGCTTAAAGTACCTACAAATcctgtaaaaagaaaaaagaaatagataGCAACACAAACTTAGAAAGGGTAAGCAAAAGATCGTAGAAGCAAAAGgaaagaagataaagaagaaCATTGGCTATTAGATCAATTTATTTGACTtaaaaggggaaaagaaagaaattaataaagAAGGCTGCATTCCAGTGAAACGGAAGTAAAAGCAAGAATTTTAAGTAAGCAAGAGTTATGATTGTAACGGACTACAATTAAATTACTTTTCTCATAGATATTAAATGTAAtcttaagtattctaaatgaTTACTTAGTATGAATTTCCGCAAAAACCGTTTAATTTAGACAAATGCAAAACTTAAAAACCACATTTGAGGATAAATAGGTAAATCCACCCCAATACTAACATTTAATAATGCATCTACACGTGCATTATATGTTGGATGAGCACATAAAGGTTAAAAGTGccattttcttttatatatacGTGCATTACATTCATGTACAATTTACTTTAGCTATTTTATGATAGTGACTTAAACTACTAAATTAACTCTATAAGAGGTGGATGAAAGCTTATCAACAGTAAACCATAGACTCCTTTTTATATGTGTAGGAATAATTGGAACCATATGGCCACAAAAGATGACTAACAAAATCTTAGCcatcggttttttttttttttttgggaaccaTTATAATGAAACGGTTTATATTTTGGAGTTGTCCGCTTCCGAATGGCATTGCTAATTTGGTAAGCACTTGAAGACAGAAAGAAAGCATCTTTTGGGAAAAGTGCTCCAGGTCAAGGGGTCTTTAATTTTATGTCACACCGAAAAGTTACTCTAAACGAATTCAGGTACCATGCTATTAACTCCTAATAAATATAGTTGACTTACAAATTCTATTCTGTTTTGATTAATCATGACAACTCACAAATACCTTCAATATTCTTAGGAATGACAATGAAACAGGGGTGAGATGGGATTCCTTGCTCCTAACCAGTCATCCAAAAGCTCCCCTCATCCCCTGTCCTGTCCCTCATTGCCCTTACCCCTATCCCATCTAGttactatttttattttatatttaactTTATTGTTGTATACTAATCATTCCTTTGTATcttttgcaaaagaaaaaacttaatatgaaacaaagtttaaaagttattttgatCTTGTGAATCTGTTTCTCTATATTTGATATTACATAAAATCTAAAacaattattgttattttttttaaactatataccataaccaaaaaaaaaggtaaactaACATAATATGTTTATCATTTTATAACCACAAAAAATTAACAAGAAGGATTACATTATTTGTCATAAGAAAATATCACATTATCAATTTTATATTATATGTATACAATTATAtctaattatatattatatatttatatatataatattaaaaaattaagcACGGGCCAGGAAGGGGAACATACCCTTGTTTAAAAGCCCGGGTGAGAAAAACTCCCCCCAGACCCGCCCTCACCCTACTGGCAGCCACCcacccgttgccatccctaagtATCGTTCAATTTCATAGGATGCTTACAACCAACAAGACGAACTTTTCCTTCTTAATTAACGAGTCTGAGAACTGAGAACCAAAATGCAGTAATGCCTCCAGCCATTTAATGGAAGAAAGCAATTTGCTTATTATCCCAAAAATGGAATTTTGATCCATGGACCTTTTACAAGAGTTCGCAAAATTTCTAGGGTTAAGAGTCATAAAATTTTTGAGAATGTAAGGACAAAAGTACAAATTTATTTTCTGTAATTTGCATATTTTCACATCTGTTTCCAGTGTCCGTGTCTCAGGCTGTATGTCTAtctatttttgtttctttctcccactttttcttttttgacttttcttttgcaCTTGTATATGAATAAATTAGACTGATTAGTTGGGAATCTGGAAGTTACGGTTTTGAAAATCAATTATGTGTATTGTattcaaagaagaaaagtttgcAATCCATATAACTACACAAGTGCTAGCTGCAACTTGGTAATCACGTATTATCAAGAGTAACTTTTTTCCTAGTATAGATATGTTATTTCTAGTGCATGTTTAACTTATAATTACTGTAGATTTTTCTAATCTAAATCAAATTGTGCTGgataatttttaacaatttcgtaaatgaaatttactttaataaaaaaaagggtacaaattttttaaatgacCTTTTTGCTCTATTTAATTTCCGATGCTTCAGACATACAAACAAAACCTTGGTTTGTTACCTACTTTAGATTTCAAACGACTTGCTTTGTTACCTTTCTATTAGTCTAATTTTCTGCGTAATTCAAAATTGCGCGATCACAATTTGATAACGTCAAAATATATTCATGGGCGtgaaagtgtgagaacccgaaaattttcttattttatctcATATTACTGGCTTTTCTAAATGTTTATTCACTTGTTTTCTCCGAACAATTTATGTCAACccttttaaattcatttttatggAACCATGTCttatttatacttttaaaacGTCTCGctaacaaatttaaatttttcgaAGGCTCGTTTATTAAGGAATAACAAATACACACCTTCGAGATGATAGTCGATCTGAGAGTACAAtgattttggagaattaaggatgatcaatagGGGACTAAGaagagttaattgagagattagatgtgattaaattaaataaagtttttattaTGCGTACGTCGATAATTTCTCGAAAGTCGTACCGCACGACAAATTGGAGACTTGAGAAACTAATACTAGACtcgtgtgaggactcgcaaatttacttattttaaactcttattactagcttatttaaatatttaattgcccgtttgctccgaatattttattctaacctttttagacccaattacatggaactatgacttgtatatatttttaaaatgacttgttacaaaatttaatttttggaagctcgactagtgagaatagtgaacaCGCGTTTGGAGGCAATAATCGATTTGAGGGTACAGTGAGCTTGGAGATTGAGGACTCAtacattagttttaaaatatgtatttttatgtttaagtactcaagtattagttagaaatactatcgttacaagaattccttagaaatttcgTTCTATCGCGCATAAATCGAAAGTACGCATTTTCGACGCGCGCGATTAAtcgagggactttagacctttatttttagactattaagagtgaataataatagtatcaatggaagtgcattagaggtttagtgcacaaatgAAACAAAGccgagaggaaacgagcacgaaacgcgcgcgtacgcgcactattcctagttgactttttgAGCATTGTTGGCCACACATTCTTAAGCTTTCTCAAGAAGCTTTTGCAGCTGCAACAACTCTCTCTTTCTCACTCAAACAGCCGTGCATCACCTTGGAGAAGAAGACcaaaaattttccttcatttcacctcattttcttgcaccaaatcacctcaaattcacactacaccttgcaaataacttggagatcaacttaagttaggaaagaaacttcaacctcacggttttcttgagcttcaaaggaccaaaaatttctgctctagCAACATCTAGGAGGTAATGACGATCAAACCTTTGAATCTTAGTTTTTgtaagttatattgcacttagaagcttgtagcttcatgtgggtagttttggattgttgtagaTCTTGTGAGTGGgttctatgaaatcccacaatggacttgcTGAACTGATGTGATGATATTGGTTGTTGTTTATGTTGAATTAGTGGTTAAACTAGTGATTATAAGttgaaaagtggaaagaaaactcaaaggaaacaaaaggaagaaaagtgccggttctgcccctgctttgccGCACCTGTTGGTGCAaatttttgtggtccaattgaattttttttaatgtagatatattgtataggttgtgtggaaagtttccaccaaaaatcacttgatttggttggccaaaagttgagattttgaaatttctttacaactggaaaacgtgtccagagttgttctggcagtgattttgaaatgaccataactctttgctcgacgtcaaaattgagtgccatttgcagcattagaaactagacacttccagttttctaacggtataaaatgtatcccctgattccacttgagtgaaccgtaccagcCTTTCAAAGTCACCTGTCCTGTTTCTCCTCTGTGTTGGAAAATCTGTTatgagctgcgacttgatgctcgAATATGAattagttgtggacagaattttaaaatgatttcttctgagaaattgtagccttgtgaatttattttccaacgccaccaaccacactcaattccaagttgaattgagtgaattaTGGCCAAACTGCAGACCTGCATCATTGCTTGAAAACCCTCATTTTTGGACTGATCAATGGCCGATCTTGTTTGGGACTTGGTATTTTGAaactcttggtgttaatcacctaccaaacatatTTTGGATATTTCCTAGAccttgtcttcataaatgaaccatgctTAAGATGATTTCATTGACCCAAAAgttaggaaaaggaaaattgaagtacaaggcagatttgccttgaaaattcttgaaattttagtggctttgttGACTGACTTCCTTTACgaatttttacatgaaattcgacagaggaataacccttatatggtagggtaatactacTAAATTTGGTACCATTCTGAGTTCATTTAGACGCCCAACCAAAGTCTCAAAGTTCATGtttcaaacctggaaaattgctCAATGGTCCtcattttgaaccaactttgagctgctatatcttggcgctcaaaactccgattcttgttctgtttgttgtgttttaaactttgattgtaactctaaatgattttcaaatttgagagacTAGTTcatattctgtgaattttgccgaatttcgaaagttggccaaaaaccaaccccgaaactgtcttGGTAGCCCAAAACAACAACTTTGAGCCGGATTTTgaatgtcatccatttggaatcatggaaaaatgtcttctaggaacttttagtactttggaagtagtttccaatggtaccaagttttccaattttggatctACAGaaagtgagatacgattttccaaaatttgcttgtcaaatctaaaattttcaaacttaaaggaaattgagtttttagaactcacctttttccttcgatattgcttGATCATTttgcacttgatttcaaagatggaaatcagatttctcttgtgttttaaaattccacttttgagtctcgacttacgagtaattaaggctcatcttcatgatatttttctagattgtacaagtgtgcaatcttccgTGATAATTGGAGTTCTAAGTGGTAGTTCATTAtcaattgctcaggcactcaagaggactttcaagaggatcccacggtggacggcTGAATCCTCAAGTGTGCTTTACTTCTTgaattacttggtgagtgtcaagtgtatgtgaaCTTAATACGTGCTTAATTGCTATTagtgattggagattttgaaaatgctgagtcgagtgtgtactttatcgcactcgttctcatttaaacaaagtgtacttgaattacttgacatgaaatgtttgaattgcttgaagtgacttgttaagtgaattaagtgaagtatTTAAGTGACtatttatgctatggctgcataagtcgattggagtgaatctcctcgactcttaatgATAAGCGTGGGGGATGCCCAATTCTCACTAgccaaccttggactcgagccggcatgagCTTGGTCCGgctccttggtgaaccatgagaaaacaaaagcttgacctattgagaggttttgcttggcatactcgagcagtatcgcctcaaacaaaTGAAAGGCGGACCcggtacaggggtatgtaacggtgaaaggggacaggataagtgaagttctacggactataacctatccgattgacggagtgtcaactcgtggaggttcttgatcATGCAAGTGGacaatagctcctgagagctcctatatccttgaattgtttctgtttactgtTCTCGCTTGAATTGtcatttacttgaatattattgttcTACTCGTTAATtggattgttacttggacaacgtgcatgcatgtgtgttcttggcctcacgagcaattgctcaccccgtagatttgttttccttaacacgTATGGACATGGAGCGAAACTCGGAgaaaccctttggatgtacttttatattagggttttaaatgtaattgactagacattgtggatgttgtatattttgaaaattgatgtatcttttgggaacctagtgtaagaattggataactgATGTATCTTGAACTCGTGGtgtaagacttggatattcgattatggaagcgacttttccTTTGTTTGGCTTGTATTAATCGTTATGTATCGTTAAGCGTGAATCGTTgccttgagtcctggcgagagctagactggcgtcccgcggataccctttggttcgccttaggaagaAATGAGGGCGTCACAGAAAGAACAATCCATGAATTGCCTCCAGTTATTTCTTAAAAGTTTAGTAAGTAACTAATTACCTAGATTTCAAGTTCAGGGTTCGGATCCTTAACTTCACAAATTGGGGGTAGGAATGGTGTGGATACGGGTGAAAGggttaaaaaaagaattaatcACACATATACTGACAATGTATACATTATTATGATTGGATGCTTGATAAcaatataaaattttaattttaatttaaaattcaGATTAATTGTCAAGTATACAATGATGATAATGTATACGCTATcacatatataaaattaatccttaataaaaagtcaaaaaataattaaaatgcaagaaaaaatcTTCCCGTGCAGCGGTGGGAGGTTTAACTTTCACGCTCATAATAGTTTACAACAATTTTCACCATCCGAAAGGATTTTCTGTAATAACATTTTCTCTTTGGGACCAATCTCTTTACTCCTGCTTTACCATCAAGTATTCAGAAAAATGCTTCCACTTTAATTAAGTGATGGCTAATCTAATTGTATCAAATTAACAACAAAATACTTTTgaatttgcttgtttctttctttAGATAAGATAACGATGCTAGTATATTAGTACATATGTGATAAACAATCATTGATTTTTAATCCTATACTAAGATAATCCACAATTTTGTGCTTGTGCACATAGAATTGATTATGACTTAAAGCATTATGCCAATGATTATCACCCATCGGTTTTGATGGGTTCTCCATCATTTATCATTAAAAGCATTATGGCGATGATTATCAGAAGGCTTACGTGTTTAAGCACTTAACAGCTACTTTTTTGTCTATGCTCAATAGTAAGCACTTTTAGTCTAAAAGAAAAGCGtctattaagaaaaaaaaattccaggcCATGGGGTCTTCTAACATCCAAGTAAATGCACAAACAACACTGATGAAATACCAAAATTGTGACTTTCAGTTATATAATTGAATGTacacttttttaaaaaaaaattcatttatcaGGACAATTTGAACAAGGCAAGTCTGATGACAGATTTGATTTCCTCTTATGCAAGTGCCTCTAATGTTCTTCAATTTCAATAGATGATTAGGATAATTGGATCAACAAGACAAACTTTACTTGTTTCATCAGTGATAACCAGATTCAAGTATGGGTATCCATTGATTTATGGCAAGAAATCAATTTGTATAGTTTCACAACAGAAAATAGGAGTGTAGCGTTTGGGCCATCTTTCACCAATCTGTTCGCAAAGTTTCCATGGCTGGGGTATGAATTCTAAACTTTTGATAGAGTAAGGACTAAAGTGcaactttattttctttttctttttgacgtTTCTTTTCCCCTGCCATATAAAAGTTTATAAGTCAGAATTGCATGCGAACATAAGAATTTTGCAATCCATACGGCAAATTAGCAAGCAAGCATTCAGAGTAACGTTTTCTTTTACAACTTTTTAGCTATgtttatttttcaatatttcGAATTTACGAACATAAAAAATTACTTGGTATTACTCTACATCTCTTCGtattgcaaaaaataaaaaaaaaataaaaacgtAATTTGATATTGCCCGAATATGATAATCACCATTAAAGGAATATTCGTGATTGTGCTGCTAATTAATTTTCGAAAGTTATGCTAAGTGAATGATTTATTTGCAAAGTGTGTGTCTCCACGGGCAGCAATTGAGAGGCGTGTTTATCAAGCTCATAATAGTTTATCACAATTTCCACCGCCCGACAGGAGGCAATTTAATTaactttcccttttcttttcaccAATACTTCTTACAAGCAGATAATGATATTTCTTCTGCTTTATCCATTTCATGCTTTACAGCAGCATGAAGTTTAATATACATAGAGCCTTAAAGCACTAATCTGCAATGCTAACAAAATCATTTGcgagaaaatttcaagaaaagaaaaagtagcCCCAATTTTAATCATCTCCCTAATATAACTTTTCTCTGTTGGATCTTCTTTATTATAcattttccttttaaaatttACATCTTCATAGgtgaaaagattttttttttaaaaaaaaaacagctttCCACTGAATGTTACCCTTGCTAAACTGCCGTGACTTTATTCATGAAGCTTTCGATTTTAGATGTTGATTGCAAGGCTACTGATGTTTGTAAAGACTCATTTGGTGGTAGTAAGAATTTAAGACACATACAAGAAAGTTGAATAGTTGAAAAAATCAACCGACTTTGAGCCATTGTATCTGATCTTTGTTGTGCCATTGCCTTTGTTGATCAATTCAAGTTGAGAAATCTTGTGGCTTTGGACAATCTATGCATAAGTAAAGGTGCATTAGAAACCAATACAGCTCAAATAACACTTCTAGCAAGACACGCCAAATAAACTTAATTTGAACTATTGCCAGCTAAATGTTGCTCTAGTTAAATTAAACGACAACTAAGCTCATGGATGTCAGAACTATTCACTGACAACCTTACTTGCATCTAGAAAGGAGTTGCAGAATACTAGATCAGATAACTAGCGAATGTTAATTGGAGTCCAAAATTTAGGCTAATCTGGAGGACAACCATAAACTATAGTCAATTCAtttatcattttttcaaaaattggctATTCTAGCATCAAATGTTCAGAAAACGAAAATCTGTCTTAGCAGCTATTACACCAAGAGAATAGCTTCCACTATGGAATGAACATGTTAAATATGTTTCCCCGAAGACAGTATTAACCACACCAAGTTTACCTAGAGCTCTcccccccccaccccccccctCCCACAAATATATTAATTGACCAACTGgaattttctatttcttttttttaaaaaaaagtttgatgTGCTCTGAAAGTTGTAGCTGTAATTAACCAAGTTGGTGAACATACATATGGCATAACATTCAACTGTTTGAATGCTGTTCTTATCTAGATACTCTACCAGAAGAGTACTCTACTTCCCATAATCTACCACGTTAAGAGGGTTGAGTTTTAAAATTGCAAATCGAATCTCTTGAGATGTAGGCCTTTCAACCAATTGGGCTAATGAATACTACATCAATGGAATTATATAAATGCATCATCCAATTGCTGCATTGCAATCATCATTCCTCTCTTTTTCTGAGTTACATCACTGATTAACTGCTTGAAAACAATGGCCGCTTCAGTTTTTCTATTGACATGCTTCCTACTAGTTTTGGGCCTCAATGTTGTCAATGGACAGCCTCTAGTTCCTGCACTATACTTGTTTGGGGATTCTATTGTTGATGTGGGAAACAATAACTATTTAGAGACTCTAATCAAAGCCAACTTCCCCCCTTATGGAAGAGACTTCATTAACCATGAAGCAACTGGGAGGTTCTGCAATGGGAAGCTTGCCACAGATTTTACTGGTACTTCTCTTCAATCTCAACCCTCCTATCATTTTCTCCTCCCTTTGTTTTCTCAATGCAAATGTATGATTTTTACAGGTATCTAACGAATTTTAGCTAATGCAGGTGAGAATCTAGGCTTCACTGATTATCCAAAGCCTTATCTGAGCAATAAGGCGAAAACAACGAAAAACATGTTGCTTGGGGCCAACTTTGCTTCAGCAGGTTCTGGTTATTATGAAGCTACAGCAAAAATATATGTAAGTACAAAGTCTTTTACTATGTACAGACATTCTATATACAAGTGTAATGCTGATCAGATGATAATATTAACTGTATATTTTATATGGTTTAGAATACCCTTTCACTAAGCAAGCAGCTGGCACTTTACAAGGACTACCAGAATAGGCTAG encodes the following:
- the LOC113769328 gene encoding uncharacterized protein LOC113769328, which produces MAKDRNKKKKLKNGSAPMDLISDEQVFHVPQAMDTSEPGASRTSIGGPHRKTKGIQMKRTKNVRKMRAIAKAISKNEQSEQKISKNESKITRIQSAKKLYD